A window of Primulina tabacum isolate GXHZ01 chromosome 4, ASM2559414v2, whole genome shotgun sequence contains these coding sequences:
- the LOC142542998 gene encoding uncharacterized protein LOC142542998 → MEKAWMDYPHGSLEYRVGVLHFLRYAFDDTNDEDTKPCPCRKCINSLNHDRQTVHEHLLINGILRDYRIWSFHGEKLIIQSHDSVSTDLPASSKEVSSMANHEPMIQDMLREALGIPEESFMNNENYDGASTSHMGYDSNVEDFYRLVDDAKQPLYAGCTEFSKLTFLVELFQLKVSGKWSDKSFTTLSEFLRRALPFEAQVPNSFYEAKKLISKLGLGYEKIHACPNDCMIYWGENKNEQACKVCSLSRWKDLRKKTKKSSKGGKKRLLVKTPAKIFWYFPLKPRLQRLFMSTKIAENMQWHSKKRVVDGILRHPADSQAWKAFDERHRDFASDVQNVRLGLAADGFNPFKNQSMSHST, encoded by the coding sequence ATGGAGAAAGCTTGGATGGACTATCCCCACGGTAGTCTTGAGTATCGGGTTGGAGTCCTACACTTTTTACGTTACGCATTTGATGACACAAATGACGAAGACACAAAGCCATGTCCTTGTCGCAAATGCATAAACTCATTGAATCATGATCGTCAGACAGTACACGAACATCTGTTGATAAATGGTATTTTACGAGATTATCGTATTTGGAGTTTTCACGGAGAAAAACTTATCATACAATCTCATGATAGCGTAAGTACCGATCTTCCGGCTTCTTCTAAGGAGGTTTCTAGTATGGCTAATCATGAACCTATGATACAAGACATGTTACGTGAAGCACTTGGGATTCCTGAAGAATCGTTTATGAATAATGAGAACTACGATGGTGCATCAACAAGTCATATGGGGTATGACTCTAATGTTGAAGATTTTTATCGATTGGTAGATGATGCTAAACAACCACTGTATGCCGGATGTACGGAGTTTTCAAAATTGACGTTCCTTGTTGAGTTATTTCAGTTGAAAGTGAGTGGGAAATGGAGTGATAAATCATTCACGACATTGTCGGAGTTTCTTCGCCGAGCACTTCCATTTGAAGCACAGGTACCTAATTCTTTTTATGAGgctaaaaaattaatttctaaaCTTGGACTTGGGTATGAAAAAATACATGCTTGTCCAAatgattgcatgatttattGGGGAGAAAATAAGAATGAACAAGCTTGCAAAGTGTGTAGCCTCTCAAGATGGAAGGACTTGCGGAAAAAAACCAAGAAGTCAAGTAAAGGTGGAAAAAAACGTCTTTTGGTGAAGACTCCAGCCAAGATATTTTGGTATTTTCCTCTAAAACCAAGATTACAACGATTATTCATGTCAACTAAGATAGCTGAAAACATGCAATGGCATTCTAAGAAACGGGTTGTGGATGGAATTCTGAGGCATCCGGCTGATTCACAAGCATGGAAGGCATTCGATGAACGACATCGTGACTTTGCATCTGATGTTCAAAATGTACGATTGGGACTCGCTGCTGACGGCTTTAATCCTTTCAAAAATCAAAGTATGTCACACAGTACTTGA
- the LOC142542996 gene encoding uncharacterized protein LOC142542996 isoform X1, with amino-acid sequence MKLQNNTNIWIWKLKKIYRQKGNDLKQFHLVSVLILHLIFPGKKLKQAGPIDLYFRQDVDETVSQGKKKDAKTAKLYDENKKKLRENAVQKFARWMYDASIPFNAVNYDSFKPFIEAVGQFGCGMKPPTYHEVRVTCLKKELEHTRLILKEYTDDHVKYGCTLMADGWTDRKNRTLINFLVNGPRGTVFIESVDGSSYSHTGAKLFDLFNKYVQQIGAKNVVQIVTDSANANVLAGRHLEAQYPHLYWSPCAAHCLDLMLKDFFKLPHLKKVYERAMMVNGYIYNRPRVLNMMREFTRQKDMVRAGKTRFATAFLTLKRFQNHKASLRKMFTSEKWTTSIFAKEAPGKRAAEVILMPSFWNMIVYAVKVGGPVVKVLRLVDGEKKPPMGYIYEAMDRAKEAIVASFDNKEDKYKDIFAIIDHRWTIQLHRPLHAAGHFLNPEFFYSNSNIENDNEVVTGLYKCIARMCETEELQDKIMDQLPMYKRAEELFGMPMAVRQRNKKSPGNQYFIFII; translated from the exons ATGAAGTTGCAGAACAACACGAATATTTGGATTTGGAAGTTGAAGAAGATATACCGGCAAAAGGGAAACGACCTAAAACAGTTTCATTTGGTCAGCGTTCTAATCTTGCACCTGATTTTCCCTGGGAAGAAACTAAAACAAGCTGGTCCAATAGATTTATACTTCCGACAAGATGTTGATGAGACTGTATCACAAGGAAAGAAAAAAGATGCAAAGACAGCGAAGTTGTATGATGAAAATAAGAAGAAACTGAGAGAGAATGCTGTGCAAAAGTTCGCTAGATggatgtatgatgcaagtattcCTTTTAATGCCGTGAATTATGATAGTTTTAAACCATTTATTGAAGCTGTTGGACAATTTGGTTGTGGAATGAAGCCCCCTACTTATCATGAAGTTAGAGTTACATGCTTAAAAAAGGAGTTAGAACATACAAGATTGATACTGAAAGAATACACGGATGACCATGTTAAATATGGATGCACTTTGATGGCAGATGGTTGGACTGATAGAAAAAATAGGACattgattaattttttggtaAATGGTCCTAGAGGGACTGTCTTTATAGAATCAGTGGATGGGTCGAGCTATTCTCACACGGGTGCGAAATTGTTTGATTTGTTCAACAAATATGTGCAACAAATTGGGGCAAAGAATGTGGTTCAAATTGTTACTGATAGTGCAAACGCAAATGTTTTAGCTG GACGTCATTTGGAAGCACAATATCCTCACTTATATTGGTCTCCATGCGCTGCTCATTGTTTAGATTTGATGcttaaagatttttttaaacTTCCTCACTTGAAGAAGGTATATGAAAGAGCAATGATGGTtaatggatatatatataacagGCCCCGAGTTTTAAACATGATGAGAGAATTCACGAGGCAGAAAgatatggtcagagctggaaaAACTCGTTTTGCAACCGCTTTTTTGACTTTAAAGCGGTTTCAAAATCACAAAGCGAGTTTGAGAAAAATGTTTACATCTGAGAAATGGACCACTAGTATATTTGCAAAGGAGGCACCAGGTAAGCGGGCAGCAGAGGTTATACTAATGCCTTCGTTTTGGAATATGATTGTTTATGCTGTTAAAGTAGGTGGTCCTGTGGTGAAAGTTCTTCGATTGGTTGATGGAGAAAAAAAACCTCCAATGGGCTATATTTATGAGGCAATGGATCGGGCTAAAGAAGCTATTGTTGCCTCATTTGATAACAAAGAAGATAAATATAAAGATATTTTTGCTATAATTGATCATAGGTGGACGATACAACTCCATCGACCTTTACATGCTGCTGGGCATTTCTTAAACCCGGAGTTCTTCTACTCGAATTCTAATATAGAAAATGATAATGAAGTTGTGACGGGTTTGTATAAATGTATCGCTAGGATGTGTGAAACCGAGGAGTTACAGGATAAGATCATGGACCAATTGCCAATGTACAAAAGGGCCGAAGAACTTTTTGGGATGCCCATGGCAGTCAGACAAAGAAACAAAAAATCACCAGGtaatcaatattttatttttattatatga
- the LOC142542996 gene encoding uncharacterized protein LOC142542996 isoform X2 — MKLQNNTNIWIWKLKKIYRQKGNDLKQFHLVSVLILHLIFPGKKLKQAGPIDLYFRQDVDETVSQGKKKDAKTAKLYDENKKKLRENAVQKFARWMYDASIPFNAVNYDSFKPFIEAVGQFGCGMKPPTYHEVRVTCLKKELEHTRLILKEYTDDHVKYGCTLMADGWTDRKNRTLINFLVNGPRGTVFIESVDGSSYSHTGAKLFDLFNKYVQQIGAKNVVQIVTDSANANVLAGRHLEAQYPHLYWSPCAAHCLDLMLKDFFKLPHLKKVYERAMMVNGYIYNRPRVLNMMREFTRQKDMVRAGKTRFATAFLTLKRFQNHKASLRKMFTSEKWTTSIFAKEAPGKRAAEVILMPSFWNMIVYAVKVGGPVVKVLRLVDGEKKPPMGYIYEAMDRAKEAIVASFDNKEDKYKDIFAIIDHRWTIQLHRPLHAAGHFLNPEFFYSNSNIENDNEVVTGLYKCIARMCETEELQDKIMDQLPMYKRAEELFGMPMAVRQRNKKSPAE; from the exons ATGAAGTTGCAGAACAACACGAATATTTGGATTTGGAAGTTGAAGAAGATATACCGGCAAAAGGGAAACGACCTAAAACAGTTTCATTTGGTCAGCGTTCTAATCTTGCACCTGATTTTCCCTGGGAAGAAACTAAAACAAGCTGGTCCAATAGATTTATACTTCCGACAAGATGTTGATGAGACTGTATCACAAGGAAAGAAAAAAGATGCAAAGACAGCGAAGTTGTATGATGAAAATAAGAAGAAACTGAGAGAGAATGCTGTGCAAAAGTTCGCTAGATggatgtatgatgcaagtattcCTTTTAATGCCGTGAATTATGATAGTTTTAAACCATTTATTGAAGCTGTTGGACAATTTGGTTGTGGAATGAAGCCCCCTACTTATCATGAAGTTAGAGTTACATGCTTAAAAAAGGAGTTAGAACATACAAGATTGATACTGAAAGAATACACGGATGACCATGTTAAATATGGATGCACTTTGATGGCAGATGGTTGGACTGATAGAAAAAATAGGACattgattaattttttggtaAATGGTCCTAGAGGGACTGTCTTTATAGAATCAGTGGATGGGTCGAGCTATTCTCACACGGGTGCGAAATTGTTTGATTTGTTCAACAAATATGTGCAACAAATTGGGGCAAAGAATGTGGTTCAAATTGTTACTGATAGTGCAAACGCAAATGTTTTAGCTG GACGTCATTTGGAAGCACAATATCCTCACTTATATTGGTCTCCATGCGCTGCTCATTGTTTAGATTTGATGcttaaagatttttttaaacTTCCTCACTTGAAGAAGGTATATGAAAGAGCAATGATGGTtaatggatatatatataacagGCCCCGAGTTTTAAACATGATGAGAGAATTCACGAGGCAGAAAgatatggtcagagctggaaaAACTCGTTTTGCAACCGCTTTTTTGACTTTAAAGCGGTTTCAAAATCACAAAGCGAGTTTGAGAAAAATGTTTACATCTGAGAAATGGACCACTAGTATATTTGCAAAGGAGGCACCAGGTAAGCGGGCAGCAGAGGTTATACTAATGCCTTCGTTTTGGAATATGATTGTTTATGCTGTTAAAGTAGGTGGTCCTGTGGTGAAAGTTCTTCGATTGGTTGATGGAGAAAAAAAACCTCCAATGGGCTATATTTATGAGGCAATGGATCGGGCTAAAGAAGCTATTGTTGCCTCATTTGATAACAAAGAAGATAAATATAAAGATATTTTTGCTATAATTGATCATAGGTGGACGATACAACTCCATCGACCTTTACATGCTGCTGGGCATTTCTTAAACCCGGAGTTCTTCTACTCGAATTCTAATATAGAAAATGATAATGAAGTTGTGACGGGTTTGTATAAATGTATCGCTAGGATGTGTGAAACCGAGGAGTTACAGGATAAGATCATGGACCAATTGCCAATGTACAAAAGGGCCGAAGAACTTTTTGGGATGCCCATGGCAGTCAGACAAAGAAACAAAAAATCACCAG CGGAATAG
- the LOC142542997 gene encoding uncharacterized protein LOC142542997: protein MRFTSIKRALRLAPRASGPKTPLRFSAPCAPNNYGIILALCQLERIFPPSFFTIMVHLVVYLAYEARVVEPVHYRWMHPIERYLGKLKNFVRNRARPEANIEEAYLADECVVFCSRYLEGDNSFYNNETRHKETSNFEFPSLSMFPQVGRPTKGRQVVTLDVKTLNQAHRYILSNRTMLNPYREEFKNELKRRHRYGRRPTNSELDGFVRMQFADWFAKRVDRTNEQIDDLDLRALSCGPNSVAFRYHGFNINGFAFRMVESEQNKKNQTSGVMVQSAHDNDDLESTYYGRLTDVISLDYGGRGRIVLFRCDWVNIANGVKIDLLGFEMVNFSRLIHTGEREEHEPFIQASQAQMVYYVCDPKDENWSCIIRHTPRDIYNMGDEDDFDTTHFTHNNFSGVQSLLVDVNVIDIELIRTDVEGSIVEGMSVLNNETDDENSD, encoded by the exons ATGCGCTTTACTTCAATAAAGCGTGCGCTTCGCCTCGCGCCTCGCGCCTCAGGCCCCAAGACACCCTTGCGCTTTAGTGCGCCTTGCGCCCCAAATAACTATGGGATTATACTGGCTTTGTGTCAGTTGGAAAGAATTTTTCCACCATCTTTTTTCACAATAATGGTGCATTTGGTGGTATATTTAGCATATGAAGCAAGAGTAGTTGAACCAGTACATTATCGATGGATGCATCCAATAGAAAGATATCTTGGTaaacttaaaaattttgttaGAAATAGAGCACGGCCAGAGGCAAACATTGAAGAGGCATATTTGGCAGATGAATGTGTTGTATTTTGTTCTCGTTATTTAGAGGGCGATAACTCATTCTACAATAATGAAACAAGACACAAAGAGacatcaaattttgagtttcctTCATTATCAATGTTTCCACAAGTAGGACGACCTACGAAAGGGCGTCAAGTAGTCACCTTGGATGTCAAAACTCTAAATCAAGCTCATAGATATATCCTTTCGAACCGTACAATGTTGAACCCATATCGTGA AGAATTTAAGAACGAGTTGAAGAGAAGACATAGATATGGTCGTCGTCCAACTAATTCTGAATTGGATGGTTTCGTACGAATGCAATTTGCGGACTGGTTTGCAAAAAGA GTTGATCGAACAAATGAACAAATTGATGATTTAGATCTAAGAGCACTTTCATGTGGTCCCAATTCTGTGGCATTCCGTTATCATGGGTTCAATATAAATGGTTTTGCATTTCGCATGGTGGAATctgaacaaaacaaaaaaaatcagaCTAGCGGGGTCATGGTGCAGTCTGCTCATGATAATGATGATCTCGAGTCAACCTATTATGGTCGATTAACTGATGTTATCTCACTTGATTATGGTGGTCGTGGACGAATCGTTCTTTTTCGATGTGATTGGGTTAATATTGCTAATGGAGTGAAAATTGATCTGTTAGGATTCGAAATGGTGAATTTTTCACGTTTGATACATACAGGAGAACGTGAAGAACATGAACCTTTTATTCAGGCTTCACAAGCTCAAATGGTCTATTATGTATGTGATCCAAAAGATGAGAACTGGAGTTGTATCATTCGTCACACACCAagagatatatataatatgggAGATGAAGATGATTTTGATACAACGCATTTCACTcataataatttttctggtgtgCAGTCGCTGTTAGTTGATGTAAATGTAATAGATATTGAGTTAATAAGAACTGACGTAGAGGGATCAATAGTTGAGGGCATGTCAGTGCTAAACAATGAAACAGATGATGAGAATTCAGattga
- the LOC142542999 gene encoding uncharacterized protein LOC142542999: MATRTKDSAPGMEKRGTSPSNSPQTGTAPQGRSRPSPSKTISPGKNRDSTTSEKQIPNYLRPTLSSGNENSKQQGKKTVASETAHKPSLSRRRSFDRPPSASSTQKTRISPSPTLRSSSFSSKTSTVQKTKNAGKQSSMYVRTVSIVKKSGTYVKKQDAGSGTAIVKEQVTIPSEKMEASNAYVVPQPETKEEDEESAVARAEEEAPQVESNNEMETEILVLEDSEKIKEEKGEEVKVETEEAYTVSEQDDASFGIQTEEPECESHIEETGSKHQELEEHTSNESDNNQTEESVSDIPVVEVEEKDEEHGQKDGEHLDIPQEAIDLCTKEAAASGNEAIESKETEVQEIAEGKKQETESVGVKKQVPQGKKDSAVSNDVIEETASKLREQRKNKVKALAGAFETVISLQEPK; encoded by the coding sequence ATGGCAACAAGAACAAAAGACAGTGCACCTGGGATGGAGAAGAGGGGAACATCCCCTTCAAATTCTCCTCAAACTGGAACCGCACCGCAAGGCAGGAGCCGCCCCAGCCCTTCCAAGACAATCTCTCCTGGAAAAAACCGAGATTCAACTACATCAGAAAAGCAAATTCCAAACTATCTCAGGCCCACCTTAAGTTCTGGTAACGAGAATTCGAAGCAACAAGGCAAGAAAACGGTTGCCAGTGAAACTGCCCACAAGCCCAGTCTTTCAAGAAGAAGATCATTTGACAGGCCTCCATCGGCTTCTAGCACACAAAAAACACGGATTTCACCAAGTCCTACTCTTCGATCTTCCTCGTTTTCCAGCAAAACTAGTACGGTACAGAAGACAAAGAATGCTGGAAAACAGAGTTCCATGTATGTCAGGACAGTAAGTATTGTAAAAAAGAGTGGAACTTACGTTAAAAAGCAGGACGCCGGAAGTGGTACTGCCATAGTGAAGGAGCAGGTCACTATCCCTTCTGAGAAAATGGAGGCTTCCAATGCTTATGTCGTCCCGCAACCtgaaacaaaagaagaagatgaagaatcTGCCGTTGCTAGAGCTGAAGAAGAGGCACCTCAAGTCGAGAGCAACAATGAGATGGAAACTGAAATTTTGGTACTGGAAGACTCGGAGAAGATTAAAGAGGAGAAAGGCGAGGAGGTCAAGGTTGAGACTGAAGAGGCGTATACCGTTTCTGAACAAGATGATGCCTCTTTTGGTATCCAGACAGAAGAGCCAGAATGCGAGTCACATATTGAAGAAACCGGCAGCAAACATCAGGAATTAGAAGAACACACTTCGAACGAAAGTGATAACAATCAAACCGAAGAAAGTGTTTCAGATATTCCCGTTGTTGAAGTTGAGGAGAAGGATGAAGAACATGGACAAAAGGATGGAGAACATTTGGATATTCCCCAGGAAGCAATCGACCTTTGCACCAAGGAAGCAGCAGCCAGTGGAAATGAAGCAATCGAGTCTAAAGAAACGGAAGTGCAGGAAATCGCAGAGGGAAAGAAGCAGGAGACAGAAAGTGTGGGAGTTAAAAAACAAGTACCGCAAGGAAAGAAGGATTCTGCAGTTTCAAATGATGTGATCGAGGAAACTGCAAGTAAGCTTCGGGAGCAGAGGAAAAACAAGGTGAAAGCGCTTGCAGGGGCATTTGAAACTGTCATATCCTTGCAGGAGCCTAAGTAA